A single region of the Hyphomonas adhaerens MHS-3 genome encodes:
- the dnaN gene encoding DNA polymerase III subunit beta, with amino-acid sequence MKLTIERGDLLNALSHVQNVVERRNTIPILSNVLLQASGNELRLTATDLDIEAVDSAPAKVASEGAVTAPAGTLFDVVRKLPAGAEVELELQPENQRLSIQAGRSHFELPTLPASDFQTMTSDDSAIKFALDAKDLVRLIDKTRFAISTEETRYYLNGVFLHTTDDADGKPVLRAVATDGHRLALAEAKAPDGSAGLEGVIVPRKAVSEARRLIDGLDGPVDIEVSDTKIVVRAGRATLTSKLIDGSFPDYGRVIPKGNTRKLTIDNKAFEAAVDRVSTVSAERSRSVKLSLSEGKLVLAVNHAETGAGNEELEAEYGDEPMEIGFNAKYLLDIAGQIEAPEAEFMFNDPASPALVLDPSDDSARYVLMPLRV; translated from the coding sequence ATGAAACTGACGATCGAACGCGGCGACCTCCTCAACGCACTCTCCCACGTGCAAAACGTGGTCGAGCGGCGCAATACGATCCCGATCCTGTCCAACGTGCTGCTGCAGGCCTCAGGCAACGAATTGCGGCTGACCGCGACCGACCTCGACATCGAAGCGGTCGACAGCGCCCCGGCCAAGGTGGCCAGCGAAGGCGCCGTGACGGCCCCGGCCGGCACGCTGTTCGACGTGGTGCGCAAACTGCCCGCCGGCGCCGAGGTCGAGCTGGAACTGCAACCCGAGAACCAGCGCCTGTCGATCCAGGCAGGCCGCTCGCATTTCGAGCTGCCCACCCTGCCGGCTTCCGACTTCCAGACCATGACGTCCGATGACAGCGCCATCAAGTTTGCGCTCGACGCCAAGGATCTCGTCCGCCTGATCGACAAGACCCGTTTCGCGATCTCGACCGAGGAAACGCGCTATTATCTGAACGGTGTCTTCCTGCACACGACCGACGATGCCGATGGCAAGCCGGTGCTGCGCGCCGTGGCGACCGACGGCCACCGCCTGGCGCTGGCCGAGGCGAAGGCGCCGGACGGCTCTGCCGGGCTGGAAGGCGTAATCGTGCCACGCAAGGCCGTGAGCGAAGCCCGCCGCCTGATCGACGGGCTGGATGGCCCGGTCGACATTGAGGTGTCGGATACGAAGATCGTCGTCCGCGCCGGCCGCGCCACGCTGACGTCGAAACTCATTGATGGTTCGTTCCCGGATTATGGCCGCGTCATTCCGAAGGGCAACACGCGCAAGCTGACGATCGACAACAAGGCGTTCGAAGCGGCGGTCGACCGCGTGTCGACCGTTTCGGCAGAGCGGTCCCGGTCTGTCAAACTGTCCCTGTCGGAAGGCAAGCTGGTCCTCGCGGTGAACCACGCCGAGACCGGTGCCGGTAATGAGGAACTCGAAGCCGAGTATGGCGACGAACCGATGGAAATCGGCTTCAACGCCAAATACCTGCTCGACATCGCCGGTCAGATCGAGGCTCCGGAAGCCGAGTTCATGTTCAATGATCCGGCCTCCCCCGCCCTCGTTCTGGACCCGTCCGACGACTCGGCCCGCTATGTGCTGATGCCGCTGCGCGTCTGA
- the recF gene encoding DNA replication/repair protein RecF (All proteins in this family for which functions are known are DNA-binding proteins that assist the filamentation of RecA onto DNA for the initiation of recombination or recombinational repair.) — protein MTALTRLSLTDFRNYASLTLPLDGRHVCLYGANGAGKTNLLEAVSQLGPGRGLRSSTLPDMARSGSAGSWTVAATLADEHKVGVTLDTSGGSSKRVVRLDGAPSTATELAEIVRIVWLTPNMDGVFRGSASDRRRFYDRLVLAHTPSHASASSRYERAMRERNALLERGHVDPAWADAIETRLAESGAEIAINRAHVMDSLQAAIEARPEGHFPKADISLEGAAEQAATRGDDFKSIFEMLAETWRTSRRRDMAAGRTLEGPHRSDLAVIHRPTGAPAKDASTGQQKALLIGLILASATALKAERDGPPPLLLLDEAAAHLDPDRRAALFDEICALGGQAWLTGTEKFLFDSFGDRAQALHVADGTVTAEN, from the coding sequence ATGACCGCCTTAACGAGACTGTCGCTCACGGATTTCCGCAATTATGCGTCCCTCACCCTGCCGCTGGATGGTCGGCATGTCTGCCTCTATGGCGCCAATGGCGCGGGCAAGACGAACCTTCTGGAAGCCGTGAGCCAGCTGGGCCCGGGCCGGGGCCTCCGGTCCTCCACCCTGCCGGACATGGCGCGCTCGGGCTCTGCCGGCAGCTGGACGGTGGCGGCAACCCTGGCCGATGAGCACAAGGTCGGCGTGACGCTGGACACTTCCGGGGGCAGTTCCAAACGCGTTGTGCGCCTCGACGGGGCCCCCTCCACGGCGACCGAACTGGCCGAGATTGTCCGCATCGTCTGGCTGACCCCGAACATGGACGGCGTCTTCCGCGGCAGTGCCAGTGACCGGCGGCGCTTCTATGACCGGCTGGTGCTGGCCCACACGCCGTCACATGCCAGCGCCTCCAGCCGCTATGAGCGGGCGATGCGCGAGCGCAATGCCCTGCTGGAACGCGGCCATGTCGACCCGGCCTGGGCCGATGCGATTGAAACGCGCCTTGCCGAAAGCGGAGCGGAGATCGCGATCAATCGCGCGCACGTCATGGACTCCCTGCAGGCCGCGATCGAAGCCCGGCCGGAAGGGCATTTTCCCAAGGCGGATATTTCCCTCGAAGGCGCCGCCGAACAGGCCGCCACGCGGGGCGACGACTTCAAGTCGATTTTCGAAATGCTTGCCGAGACCTGGCGCACCTCCCGCCGCCGGGACATGGCCGCCGGCCGCACGCTGGAAGGTCCGCACCGCTCTGACCTCGCCGTTATTCACCGCCCCACAGGCGCCCCGGCGAAAGACGCCTCGACCGGGCAGCAGAAGGCCCTGCTGATCGGGCTGATCCTCGCCTCGGCAACTGCGCTCAAGGCGGAACGCGACGGGCCGCCGCCGCTTCTCCTGCTGGACGAGGCCGCCGCGCATCTCGACCCCGACCGGCGCGCAGCCCTGTTCGACGAGATCTGCGCCCTCGGCGGCCAGGCCTGGCTGACCGGCACGGAGAAATTCCTGTTCGACAGTTTCGGCGACCGTGCCCAGGCCCTGCACGTGGCAGACGGCACGGTGACCGCGGAAAACTAG